A window from Neobacillus sp. PS3-40 encodes these proteins:
- a CDS encoding RNA polymerase sigma factor, with product MTEHEELIKAQSGDHNAFNLLLKPFIPSAYQVAFMLLRERAGADDAVQEALIRTYKSIHRFNPEIASFKTWFHQILLHVTWKMAKRKRFFSPWKDILDKSKDGQPEHIYLQEENQKELYQCIQKLSMKHQTVIILYYMQDLSISEIASILTVSEGTVKSRLHHARGDLKNQLMSSPYGDISLKEGWTWNKN from the coding sequence GTGACGGAACATGAAGAACTTATCAAAGCTCAGTCTGGGGATCATAATGCATTCAATTTACTATTGAAACCATTTATCCCTTCAGCATACCAGGTGGCGTTTATGCTTCTAAGGGAAAGAGCTGGGGCAGATGACGCGGTACAGGAAGCCCTTATTCGTACATACAAATCCATCCATCGGTTTAATCCTGAAATCGCATCGTTTAAAACCTGGTTTCATCAAATTCTACTGCATGTAACGTGGAAAATGGCAAAGCGAAAACGATTCTTTTCTCCGTGGAAGGATATTTTGGACAAGTCCAAGGACGGGCAGCCGGAACACATTTATCTGCAGGAAGAAAACCAAAAAGAGTTATATCAATGTATTCAAAAACTTTCGATGAAACATCAGACCGTTATCATTTTATACTACATGCAGGATTTATCCATCTCAGAAATTGCCTCGATCCTTACTGTCAGTGAGGGAACGGTTAAGTCACGACTTCATCACGCCAGAGGCGACCTTAAGAATCAATTGATGTCATCACCATATGGAGATATATCTCTGAAGGAGGGATGGACTTGGAACAAGAATTAA